The window CCAGCAGTCGGCAGGCCTCCGCGAGGTGTTCGTCGATGGTGCGTGGAGACAGGCCCAGGACCGCGCCTATCCGGGCGGAGGTCAGGCCGTCGGCGGCCAGGACCAGGCACTGACGCTGACGTTCCGTCAGGGCGCTCGCAGGGCGCGGCGGAGGGGAGAGCTGGTGCATGAGGCCAGCACATCCGGGATGCGCGCTTGCGGCCAGCCCGCAACTTCGCGGCGCGAGATTTACGGCGCCTCGTCCTCGGTCGTGGACTCGTCGTCCGCCAGGTCCGGCGGAATCAGCTTCTCGAGCCTTTGTTTCAGCCAGGCGTTGGCGGCTTCGTCGCGACGGACCGCCTGCAGAGCCAGTTCCTTGAAGGCCCGGGTCACGGTGTTGATGATGGTGCGTCCATCCAGTTCGCTGATGCCGTCCCCCATGTCCTCGTCCAGAGCATGCAGGGCCACCACGAGAATCTCCACCAGCTTGTTGTCCGCCGCCCTCAGGGCGAACTCCGGCGACCCGAAGGCCATGGCCGTGAATATGGCGTAGGGGTCGGAATCCGTGACCCGGGCGAAGCGATGGATGCGTTCGTGATGGACCTTGCCCTTGCCGGCTTCGAACAGCTCATAGGTCCGGGGTCGCATCCCCATCTTCTCGGCGACATCGGCCGTCCGCATGCGGCGGTGCATCCGGATCAGGCGAAGCGACGCCGAAAGCGTGGCGGCTTGGGATTGGCGTTTTTCCGGTCCCATGGTCCGGCTCTCTCCCCGCTGACGAGACGTTCTGATCCGGATCCCGGCGCCTCTGCGGGTTGAAAAATGGGCCAGTGCTGACTCAAATGAAAGTCGGGAAAGTAACGGGTCCTGAAAACTTGCGCCGAAGCGAAAGTATTGTGCGGTTATTGGTCGCAATGGCGTGAATATCTTTGGGGCGACGAGAGGCGGCCATGAGAATGCGCGATCCCTATCATCAGGCGCTGTCGGCTCTGGCGGGGTTCGCCGGTGAAGGGCGTTTCGGTTCGGGCATGCCCCTGGTCATCACCAGTCTGGCCCAGGAACTGGGGCTGAGCCCCACGCCGGTCAGGGAGGCGCTCGCGCGCCTCGCCGGCGAGGGCGTCATCGAGCACTGGCCCGGACGAGGCTATTTCGCTCCCAGCCTTGCGGCGACCGACGTCGTCGAGCTCTACGACTATCATCAGCGCCTTGTTCTATGGGCGGTCGATCTCCCAGCCGCGGCGTCGATCGAACGCGTCGAAAGACCGGAGGGGTCGCTCGCTGAGCGACTGGAGCAGGTCTTCGCCTGTGTGACGGCGCGGTCGGGAAACCGGGTTCTGATCCGCGCCCATCGTCTGGCCGCCACGCGCCTGCGTCCTGTCCGGCTTGTGGAGGCTGCGGCGGCCCCGCTCGAACCCGAACAGGTGGGGCGTCTTGAAGGCCTGCTTGACGCCAGTCGAGGGCTTGAGTTCAGAAGGGCTCTGGTCCGCTACCACGAAGATCGAATGTCGGCTTCGGTCAACATTGCGAACGCCATGAGGCGGTCAGGTCAAAGTATAGAGTGAATATAGCTTTCATATAGAGAGGGTCCGGCGCCCCCTGGTCGTGCCGGCGCATTCCGCGCCGGCCCAAGGAGGTACTGTCATGTTGAAGACCCTGTCCGGCCTGATCCGCCTCGGATCGGCCGCCGTCCATACCCGCGCCGAGATCGGCATCGAGAAGGCCGAGCTCAATCCCGTCTACCGTTACGACGACCTCGGCGCCCGCGCCGACATCGTACGGCTCGGCGGCGCCGAGCAGCAGACTCGAGCGGATTCCCCCGACGGTCACTTCGAACTCATCCCGGTCCAACGCTGGGAAATGAACGGCGCGACTCGCTGACACGGCCGAGGACGTCGCCCTTCAGGCGGCGTCCTCGCGACCATGGGAGATGACAATGGCGGCTGTGCTCAGACCTGACGTCCATGCTGTGGCGGTAGGCGACGCCCTGATCATTCTGGATCTGGCTGGAGACGATTACCTCTGCCTGCCGGAGGCGGCGGCGCTGGAGATGGCGAATTCACGGACGCCGCAACGCTCTCCATCCTTGGCGCGGCGGGGCTTCTTGCGACGGGGCCGGCCCCAGAGCGGCCGCCGCTGCCCCCGCGTCCGACGGCGACCGTCATCTATCAGCGCCCCAAGCGCTCTCCCACGATTGGAATGTGGCTGGGGGCGGCGACGTCGGCCTTGGCCGTCCGCGCAATCCGGAAAGGGGCGGGGGTGACCAGCTATCTCGCGCTCGTGGACGGACCGGGCGGCGACCGGACGCCAACCCATGTCGCTGAAGCGGCGCGCGCCTTCTGGCGTATGGCGCCCTGGCTGCCGATCGAGGGCGAATGTCTGGTGCGATCGGCCCTCCTGATGCGGTTTCTGAATGAACGGGGGCTGGAAGCTGACTGGGTCTTCGGGGTGCGCCTCTGGCCTTTCATGGCCCACTGCTGGGTCCAACTGGACGACCTCTGTCTGAACGACGATGTCGAACGCCTGGCGGCCTATACGCCGATCTATCGCCGATGAGACCTTCAGACAGCGGCTATATGATCATCCAGTCGCCGGGCGGAGACGCGGCGGATCGTCTTGTCCTGGAAGCCGGGCGTCGGGGTCTGGAGCAGGCAGGGTGGCGCTCTGTCTTGGCGATCGAGGATATGGAGGTCTTCGTCGGACCCGGGCGTCCGCCCAAGGTTTGTCTCGTCCACCGTCGCTGCGTCCTCATCGGAACCTATCGGCCCTACGGTCAGGCTCTTTCGGCCCTGATCGGCGGCAGCCGCGGTTCCGACGAACTCGCCCGGGCGGCCGTGACCGGCGGCTGGGGACGGTATGTGCTGGTCTGGCGTACGGACGCCGGAGACCTCGCGGTGCTGCGGGACCCCAGCGGCGCCGTCGATTGCCTGACCTGGCAGAGGGGCGGGTTAAGGTTGGCGGCCGACCAGCCTGCGCCAGAGGCGGATGTCCTGCTGCCCGCCGCCCTGGCGATCGACTGGGAATGCCTCGGCGAGATCGCCGAGCAGCCTGGTCTGGTGAGCGATCAGCCACCGTTGAAAGGTCTGACGGCGGTTGCGCCGGGGGAATATGCAATCGTGGGCCGAACCATGGCCCGGCATCCTGTCTGGCGACCGGCCGACATCTGGCGGACACGTCGCGTCGATCCTTCGCCCCTGGCGCTTCGGAGCGTGGTGGACGAGGCGGTTGCAGCGGAAGCAGATGGCCAGACGAGCTTGGTTGGCGAAATCTCGGGCGGTCTGGACTCGGCGATTGTATCGAGCAGCCTGGCTGCTGCCGGTCGGGCCGAAGGCGCCCGCTTCGTCAACTATTACGGAGATTGGGCCGAGGGCGACGAGCGCGCCTATGCCTTGGCAAGCGCCCGGATGAGCGGGCTTTACCTCGAGGTGGTTCGAAAGCCTGTTGCGCCGATCACGCCCGAGCAACTCGAACCTCTGGGGTGGGGCGTCCGTCCTGCCCTGCACGGGGTCGATACGGCTTACGACCAGGAGATGGCGGATCGGCTGCGAGCGGGGAAGGCGACAGGGCTGATGACCGGCCAGGGCGGCGATGCGGTCTTCTTCCAGGCACCGGATCCTCAGGTGGTCGTCGATCGGCGCAGGCGCAGGGGCTGGAAGGGTTTCGAACCCGCCTACTGGGCCGAGGTCGGGCGCTGGACGCGACACTCGGCCTGGACCGTGGCCGCGCTAGCCTTGGGAGGGGGACGAGCCCATCCAGCGCGCGCACGAGACCACCCCTGGCTGGAAAACTCTGAAGACCTGCCGCCCGGCAAGCGAGGCCAGATCCTCCGCCTGGCCAACTGCCAGTTGTTCTGGGGGGACTGTCAACGCGCGAGAGCCGCCGACCTTGTCCATCCCTTGCTCAGCCAACCCGTCATGGAACATGCCTTGGCCGTGCCGGCTGACCAACTTCTAGCGGGCGTACGAGATCGAGGACTGGCGCGCCTCGCCTTCGCTGATCGTCTGCCGGCCCTGATCACCGAGCGGCGGGACAAGGGCGACCTGAGCGTTTTTTACGGTCACGTTCTTCTGTCGAGCCTGCCGGCGCTGCGTCCCTTCCTGATGGAGGGGCGGCTGACGGAGCACCGACTGCTGGACCGAGATGAACTTGAGCGCGACCTTTCAGCCCATCGACTGATGTGGAGTGCCGGCGGCAACCGTCCGCTTTTGCTCGGGGTGCTCGAGTCCTGGGCCCGACATTGGAGCGACCGGATTGAGCGGCGTCGGGAGGAGGTGTGTCGCTATAGCTCTTAGGAGGGCACTCTGAAGGCCCGCTTTCCAACACTGGTTCGGTCGGCGGGTCCCGCCCGGGAGCTGATGCTGTAGCTGTCGGGCGCGCTGCGACTAGGCTTCGCCTAGAAAGTCTTGTCCGTCACGCCAATATTTGCCGCGGCTATTCGATCAGCCGTGCACCAGTGCTATCCGACCTGCATGTCTTACCTCAATCCCGAAACGGCGAAGAAGCTAGTCCCTATCGGGGAGCTTGCTCGCCAGAAGTTCAGCGCCAGCGATTGGCAGGCCATCGGATTCAGAACCGGCCTTCCGCATCGGATCACGAACGGCCGTCTTCTCCAAAGTCTCCGCTATGGCGACGACGATTACGCTGGGAACTGTATCTCGGTCATCGGCGACCTCGTCAGCGACGATCCAGCCAACCTTAAGATCATAGAAGACTATATCGACCATACTTACGGCGTCGGCGGCCCGTCGATCTCAACGGCGCCTGGCCTAGGTCAAAGCATCCGTTTCACACCGTCTGTCTTTCGTGTTCCCGATGCGCCGCAAGACCCTCGGCTGATCGCCGTGATGATGCCCTTCGGCCCAGCCTTCGACGGTGTCTATGAAGCGATTAGGCGGGCTTGCGCCAACACCGATCATTTCCACGCTCAGCGTGCCGACGACCTGTGGGATGACTCGACCGTCATCCAAGACGTGTTCAGCCTTATTTTCCGAAGTCATGCAGTGATCTGCGATTACAGCGGCAAGAATCCCAACGTCTTCTACGAAGCTGGGATCGCCCACACGCTCGGAAAGACCGTTATCCCCATAGCTCAGAGCCACGGCGACGTCCCGTCCGATGTCATTCATCATCGCTATCAGAGCTACCACCCCAATACCCAAGGGCTTGGTGATCTGGAGGCGCGGCTGACGCATCGCCTAAGCGGGCTCGTAACTCAGCGATCGCCGTGGGCGCAGCGCCCATGACCTTGCCGCTTCTGGGCCAGATGCGGTCAGCCGACGTCGCCCTGATCATGTCGAGCGCGTCCTTCACAGTATTTTGGGGTTACGCCTATCGAGTCACCCCCGATCTAAGTGGGCCCAGATTAAGCGATGAAAGAAGCCATGCAGTATGACCAGTTGCCTGTTCGCTAAAGCTCCCGACCGCATCGTGGCCGTCGCTGACGGACGCCTCTCAGTCTCAGACGAGGTTATCAGCTTCGACACCGCCAAGAAGATTATCTCCTTCACGCCGGCCTATCGGATCCCGAGGATCGAGCGCGGCTATTTCGTTCGCTACTCGAACCGGACTATCGCTGATTGGTGCATCGCCTATGCCGGCAACGTGGCGCTCGCCAGCGAAATACACCGCCTGTTTATAGATCGGGTCACCAAGGGCTTGTTCCTGACTTGGACCGACGGAGAGGCGACGCTTGAGGATTCCTTCAATGAAGGGGCGCAGTTCGGCGACTATAATTTTGAAAACAATGACTTGATTCCTTTGACGCCCGCGACATTGGCTGGTCGTCTTTACCGCATCGCCAAGACGAAGTGCGACGAGTTCGCATTGCGGCGGCGCGTGTTTCCGGACTGTGAGTTTCTGTTGTTCGGACGGGACGAAGAGACGTCCCAATGGTCGGGCTTCAAAGTATATGCAGAGGATGTGGGGTGGAGTCCCGGGTTGACCGCCAGGGTCATCCTTGAAGAAATTCCTGATGGCCGTTTGACCGCCATAGGCTCGCGGAGTGTCGCTGGGGAAGCCTATGCGGACGACATGTTGATCGCAGGGCTGGTAGGGTGGAAGGTCAATAAGTCAGCGAAGGACATGTTCGCGTTTCTTGACGACCCCATCTTTTCGGCGCCCGCCCTGGCGGCACCGGTTCATGACCCTGCCGACTGGACGCTGTTGGAGGTGCGCCGCCGCTTTGAGGATCTCGTCCAAGGCTCCGCCGACC of the Brevundimonas pondensis genome contains:
- a CDS encoding asparagine synthase-related protein gives rise to the protein MIIQSPGGDAADRLVLEAGRRGLEQAGWRSVLAIEDMEVFVGPGRPPKVCLVHRRCVLIGTYRPYGQALSALIGGSRGSDELARAAVTGGWGRYVLVWRTDAGDLAVLRDPSGAVDCLTWQRGGLRLAADQPAPEADVLLPAALAIDWECLGEIAEQPGLVSDQPPLKGLTAVAPGEYAIVGRTMARHPVWRPADIWRTRRVDPSPLALRSVVDEAVAAEADGQTSLVGEISGGLDSAIVSSSLAAAGRAEGARFVNYYGDWAEGDERAYALASARMSGLYLEVVRKPVAPITPEQLEPLGWGVRPALHGVDTAYDQEMADRLRAGKATGLMTGQGGDAVFFQAPDPQVVVDRRRRRGWKGFEPAYWAEVGRWTRHSAWTVAALALGGGRAHPARARDHPWLENSEDLPPGKRGQILRLANCQLFWGDCQRARAADLVHPLLSQPVMEHALAVPADQLLAGVRDRGLARLAFADRLPALITERRDKGDLSVFYGHVLLSSLPALRPFLMEGRLTEHRLLDRDELERDLSAHRLMWSAGGNRPLLLGVLESWARHWSDRIERRREEVCRYSS
- a CDS encoding helix-turn-helix domain-containing protein; amino-acid sequence: MGPEKRQSQAATLSASLRLIRMHRRMRTADVAEKMGMRPRTYELFEAGKGKVHHERIHRFARVTDSDPYAIFTAMAFGSPEFALRAADNKLVEILVVALHALDEDMGDGISELDGRTIINTVTRAFKELALQAVRRDEAANAWLKQRLEKLIPPDLADDESTTEDEAP
- a CDS encoding helix-turn-helix domain-containing protein, which translates into the protein MHQLSPPPRPASALTERQRQCLVLAADGLTSARIGAVLGLSPRTIDEHLAEACRLLGVRTRIQAVARFAAAAPDVRDDATVDLRQRISGSMLRARRG
- a CDS encoding GntR family transcriptional regulator, yielding MRDPYHQALSALAGFAGEGRFGSGMPLVITSLAQELGLSPTPVREALARLAGEGVIEHWPGRGYFAPSLAATDVVELYDYHQRLVLWAVDLPAAASIERVERPEGSLAERLEQVFACVTARSGNRVLIRAHRLAATRLRPVRLVEAAAAPLEPEQVGRLEGLLDASRGLEFRRALVRYHEDRMSASVNIANAMRRSGQSIE
- a CDS encoding lasso peptide biosynthesis B2 protein, producing the protein MTSYLALVDGPGGDRTPTHVAEAARAFWRMAPWLPIEGECLVRSALLMRFLNERGLEADWVFGVRLWPFMAHCWVQLDDLCLNDDVERLAAYTPIYRR